One Triticum dicoccoides isolate Atlit2015 ecotype Zavitan chromosome 5B, WEW_v2.0, whole genome shotgun sequence genomic window carries:
- the LOC119310332 gene encoding uncharacterized protein LOC119310332, giving the protein MEYSTKLVVLLVALMSAMAVTAQNSEQDFVDAHNAARADVGLGEVTWDATVAAFAQDYADQRRGDCQLIHTPDGRPYGENLYGGGGTEWTATDAVNSWVSEKQYYDHDSNTWYHRSDNPYAEKRSTIDFWRGLTDLEGDDVVGAALAWESKEEELRLPPPTKKRLEPPAAASPLLQIEVALDRSSSTCHGDEEKKVMMLILDKEALVQLL; this is encoded by the exons ATGGAGTACTCGACGAAGCTAGTGGTGCTGCTCGTAGCTCTCATGTCGGCCATGGCGGTCACGGCCCAAAACTCGGAGCAGGACTTCGTGGACGCCCACAACGCGGCGCGCGCCGACGTGGGCCTTGGGGAGGTGACATGGGACGCTACGGTGGCAGCCTTCGCGCAGGACTACGCGGATCAGCGCCGCGGCGACTGCCAGCTGATCCATACTCCTGATGGCCGGCCGTACGGGGAGAACCTCTACGGAGGCGGCGGGACCGAGTGGACGGCGACGGACGCCGTGAATTCGTGGGTGTCGGAGAAGCAGTACTACGACCACGACAGCAACACCT GGTACCACCGATCA GACAATCCGTACGCAGAGAAAAGATCAACCATAGATTTCTGGAGAGGACTAACCGACCTTGAAGGCGATGATGTTGTTGGGGCCGCTCTCGCGTGGGAGAGTAAGGAGGAGGAGCTGCGCCTGCCCCCTCCCACGAAGAAGAGGTTGGAGCCCCCTGCGGCTGCTTCTCCCCTACTTCAGATCGAGGTCGCGCTCGACAGATCGAGCTCCACCTGCCATGGCGACGAGGAGAAGAAG GTTATGATGCTAATATTGGACAAGGAAGCACTGGTGCAGCTGCTGTAA
- the LOC119312200 gene encoding pathogenesis-related protein PRB1-3-like encodes MEYSTKLVLLLVALMSAMAVTAQNSEQDFVDAHNAARADVGLGEVTWDATVAAFAQDYADQRRGDCQLIHTPDGRPYGENLYGGGGTEWTATDAVNSWVSEKQYYDHDSNTCSAPEGESCGHYTQVVWRDSTAIGCARVVCDSGDGVFIICSYNPPGNFPGVSPY; translated from the coding sequence ATGGAGTACTCGACGAAGCTAGTGCTGCTGCTCGTAGCTCTCATGTCGGCCATGGCGGTCACGGCCCAAAACTCGGAGCAGGACTTCGTGGACGCCCACAACGCGGCGCGCGCCGACGTGGGCCTTGGGGAGGTGACATGGGACGCTACGGTGGCAGCCTTCGCGCAGGACTACGCGGATCAGCGCCGCGGCGACTGCCAGCTGATCCATACTCCTGATGGCCGGCCGTACGGGGAGAACCTCTACGGAGGCGGCGGGACCGAGTGGACGGCGACGGACGCCGTGAATTCGTGGGTGTCGGAGAAGCAGTACTACGACCACGACAGCAACACCTGCTCAGCGCCCGAGGGTGAGTCGTGCGGGCACTACACGCAGGTGGTGTGGCGCGACTCGACGGCCATCGGCTGCGCCCGCGTCGTCTGCGACAGCGGCGACGGTGTGTTCATCATCTGCAGCTACAACCCGCCAGGCAACTTCCCCGGGGTGAGCCCGTACTAG
- the LOC119312201 gene encoding pathogenesis-related protein PRB1-3-like — MEYSTKLVLLLVALMSAMAVTAQNSEQDFVDAHNAARADVGLGEVTWDATVAAFAQDYADQRRGDCQLIHTPDGRPYGENLYGGGGTEWTATDAVNSWVSEKQYYDHDSNTCSAPEGESCGHYTQVVWRDSTAIGCARVVCDSGDGVFIICSYNPPGNFPGVSPY; from the coding sequence ATGGAGTACTCGACGAAGCTAGTGCTGCTGCTCGTAGCTCTCATGTCGGCCATGGCGGTCACGGCCCAAAACTCGGAGCAGGACTTCGTGGACGCCCACAACGCGGCGCGCGCCGACGTGGGCCTTGGGGAGGTGACATGGGACGCTACGGTGGCAGCCTTCGCGCAGGACTACGCGGATCAGCGCCGCGGCGACTGCCAGCTGATCCATACTCCTGATGGCCGGCCGTACGGGGAGAACCTCTACGGAGGCGGCGGGACCGAGTGGACGGCGACGGACGCCGTGAATTCGTGGGTGTCGGAGAAGCAGTACTACGACCACGACAGCAACACCTGCTCGGCGCCCGAGGGTGAGTCGTGCGGGCACTACACGCAGGTGGTGTGGCGCGACTCGACGGCCATCGGCTGCGCCCGCGTCGTCTGCGACAGCGGCGACGGTGTGTTCATCATCTGCAGCTACAACCCGCCAGGCAACTTCCCCGGGGTGAGCCCGTACTAG